The window gccactgatacgactctacgtacaccgaacgtttgcttccaactaaaaacgagaaataaaactacgttgtgggtatgaagaggataactttgcatgatatcggagagataaaacataaaagtaggtgctgttatcataaatttagaatatattactaaatattataaatagcgagtgtggaataatgatggatcggtgtgcggatttgtcctaggcaattgttaacaagaccggtaatcactattgcaatttcataagagggagaggcataagctaacatactttctcttattggatcatatgcacttatgattggaactctagcaagcatccgcaactactaaagatcattaaggtaaaacccaaccatagcattaaagtatcaagtcccctttatcccatacaccgtgacccacttatccgtgtttatgattctgtcactcaagcaacgcagaaaataagtaaaccatggacatattgcaacaccctacagcgggaatccctcacgcttgcgcgacacggagggcaccataggacagcaccaaaataaaacatacaactcataccaatctagatcatcaatcaacccaaatacaaaggatatctactccaaacatcataggatggcaacacatcattggatcataatatgtggcataaagcaccatgttcaagtagggattacagcggggtgcgggagagtggaccgcgtaaaagagatgaggatggtgatgatgatggtgatgttgatgaagacgatcaccgcggcgatgattcccctcccgatggcactccggcaccaccgagagagagagacggagaggttctcccccttgtgcttcctcctccatggcctccccctggatggggagaggttccccctctggtccttggccttcatggcgatgatggcccctccgagatccttccccatggcctccggtgatgatgggcccctccggcagggcgccggagagggcctagattgatttctcatggctacagaggcttgcggcggcggaacttccgatctaggttaatttctggaggtttctgtatttataggagaggatggcatcgagaacaagccagggggccccacgggtagtccacgaggcataggggcgcgccccccaccctcatgaggcccacgggactcccctccggtagatttttgttccagtatttttcatattttccagaaaaattctccgttgattttcagcgtattccaagaacttttatttccgcacaaaaacaacaccacagtagttctgctgaaaacagcgtcagtccgggttagtcctaatcaaatcataccaaaatcatataaaactattgtaaacatggcatgaatacttcataaattatatatacgttggagacgtatcagtctacatagttctcgaacccgtagggtccgcacgcttaacgttcggtgacgattagtattatgaatttatgtgtcttgatgtaccgaagatagttcggagtcccggatatgatcacggacatgacgaggagtctcgaaatggtcgagacataaagatcgatatattggatggctatgtttggacatcggaatggttccgagtgagttcggacatttaccgaaaccccccggggagtcaatgggccttattgggccttagtggaaaggaggcggccaaggtggcccccccaagcccaatccgaattgggaggggggtcggcccccctttccttttctccttctcctccttccttccctctcctacttcaactagggaagggggaatcctacacCCACCggaagtaggactccccccttgggcgcgcctaggaggccaaccctctccccctcctccactcctttatatacgggggagggggcaccccatagacacacaagttgatcattgatctcttagccgtgtgcggtgcccccctccatcataatccacctcggtcatatcgttgcagtgcttaggcaaagccctgcgccggtagcttcatcatcaccgtcatcacgccgtcgtgctgacgaagctctccctcgacactcagctggatcgagagttcgtgggacgtcaccaggccgaacgtgtgcagatcgcggaggtgccgtactttcggtactaggatcggtcggatcgtgaagacgtacgactacatcaactgcgtggtcataacgcttccgcttacggtctacgatggtacgtagacaacactctcccgcttgttgctatgcatcaccatgatcttgcgtgtgcataggattttttttgaaattactgcgttccccaacagccgGAGCTCCAACCCTCGACCTCGGCTGCcctcttctctctctccctctccccctcgaCCACCATGCGCTAGCCGCTTCCATGCTCACCTCCCTATCCCGCTGCGCTCTCGCCTCTGCCTGGCCGCGCCCGCCGCCATGCcagccgcgccaccgccgccatgccagccgcgccaccgccgccctgCTCCGACTGCGCTCGCCACCACTCtgccagccgcgccgccgccgccctgctcCGCCCGTGCCCGCCGCACCGCCGCTGCCCTGCTCCGCCCGCGCCCGCCGTCCCGCCCGCCGCACCACCGCTGCCCTACTCCTCCCGCGCCCGCCACCCTACCAGCCGCGTCATTGCCGCCCTCCTCCGCCcacgctcgccgccgccgccctgctccgcccgcgcccgccgccccgcccgctgccctgctcctcccgcgcccgCTACCCTACCAGCCGCGTCATCGCCGCCCTGCTCCGCCcacgctcgccgccgccgccatgctccgcgcccgccgccccgcccgTCGCGCCACCGCTgccctgctcctcccgcgcccgCCACCCTGCCAGCCGCGTCATCGCCGCCTTTCTCCGCCCACGCTCCCTGCCGCTCtgccagccgcgccgccgccgccctgctcCGCCCGCGCCCGCCACCCTGCCAGTCGTCGCCGCGCTTCGAGGAGGGGGATAGAGAGAGGAAGCTGCGCTCCGCCGCTGCCGCGCTTCAAGGAGGGAGATGTGGATCGAAGGGAGTGGGGCGTTGGTGGTTGCTGTGGGATTGCGTTTTTTCCTTTTGATTTAGGGGTTTCTGTGTAAAAACTAAGGGCTAGTTTGTAAATTCAGAATATAAGTGATCTGGCACGAAATGTTACGCCATGTAGGCAAAAAAAGGGCCCCAACTGTCATAAGCGTGCTCAGTGGAGCCAAATCCGCCGATCagtgttatttgcaaaaagatTATTGAAGACATggtgttttttgcaaaaaaaattgtatTGTAATGTTTTTCGCAAACCTAACCTTCAAACGGGTGGTTTTCTGCAATTTACTCAATTATGAGACTCATAGGTTTGCCTAGGTTTGGTGTTTCTCTTCCTGTCGGGAGGCATATGTGGTTGGGTACTCTGCATGACCCAATTGTAAGCCCTGCAAACATTTTAGCTAATCCCGCACGACCCAATTGTAATCCCTGCAAACATTTTAGCTAATCAATAAAGGCCAAGGAAgcttttctcaaaaaaaaatgtAACCTTGTTTTCCATCTCTCAGAAGAAAaaaaaatgcaacctcatttttCTCCCTTAAAAAAATACTGTACGTGATTTTCCTTCCGTACATCTTCGTCAACCTCTCCGTCAAAGTGGTTGTGGCACAGCAATTATAAGACTGAGTGCATAAAAATGGGAGATTAACAATGAGACCATCACCGGCTGCTGCTACCTGCGGAGGAATAGGCAGGAAGCAGGACCAACGTCCACCAAGTTCATCGCCGCCGCCTAAACGGAACAGGGGTGGAATCATGGTGCCAAGCATTCTTTGCCTTGGCCAGACAGAACAGCAAGTAAAAATGGCACGAATTCGATGAAAAGGGTAACAATGACCTTCAATTCATTCCTTACAACTTGGAATCACTCCTTAAACAACAGGTCCATCTCATTGCACTATGGTCAAAATAGGTCCAGACACAATGATTATTTCAGCCGATCCGATTACAATCCCAGAAGAGAGCCCGCTCGTCTGGGCACCAAAAACAAGCAGAACAAAATGTGTAGACAACATCAGCAGAGCGAAGAGACGTTGATCACTAAGCTTTCTTGCCGGTGACACCTGCGACCACCTGCGGAGGTACCAAGAGAACAAAAGTTAAACACTGTCCGAGCCAATAATGCTCACTCATGCGTGAACTCATCTCAGTAAATAAAAAAGCAGAGTTAGGATGAAAGAGAGGGGGAATGATACAATATTTCAGCATGATTACTCAGAAGCATGATAACCTGGAAATAGCCTGATGGACCATGATAAATCATGTGACTGACGACAGAAGGTGTTATGCAGAGTTTCAAAAGATACTGTGTGCAATTCAGTCAAATCTGCCAATCAACTATTTAAGGCATGTATGGAAAGCAGGATTTTCATGGGAAATAGCTCAATTCCAACCAGAGTCGAGGGATTCCACATTTACAAAGGAGCCCTTGGTACTCTTTTCCAGGAGTTTGTAGCCCATTAGAGTACAAACTTTAATTTGTAAGTTTACTGACTCGCCAATATCTTGGCTAGTGCACAAAGAACATGATAAAACTGGGAAATGATAAATGGTGTGGCTAGAACATTTGAGAGGGCTAAATGATAAAAGCGATTTCCATAATTATATGAAGTGGTAGCACACATAAACGGATAAAAAGTGGAGGGGATCAACTTACATCTTTTAGTTCAACTGGGGTTTTGGCATTTTTCTCAGTCTCCCAAGAATCCAACATTGGCCTAACAAACGCCGGAAGAAATAGACCTGAAATTGCATATCATAGCATCAGATGAGAATGAGATATTTGGCAGAATGATGAGACTGGGAGAGAGCTACGCTTTTCAACAATCAATGATCACATAAGCTATCACAGCAAAATCAGAAGATCTTGCAAACCATGCACTAAACTTGCATTGTCAAAGAAACGTACAAACGGTTGGTTCATGACCTTAAAAGGCAACAACTGGCCACCGCTCAAAATGGTATGACCATCCAACAGCTATACTACACCACCAAAAAATGTAGTTTAACTGAACACTAGTTGGGGCACAACAGATGACATGTTTTTGGCTTCAACGATTTATGCATTTAGTTTTTTGGTTGAAAAGTAGAATAGAAAATAATTGCTGCCCACTGTTTGTGATGTTGCACACTAAATTTGACCACACTAGTAAACAAAATGAATCCGGTTGCAAAGTAGAAGAAGAACAGACACCTCCTCCATGCCTAGAGTATATGCAATAATGGCTGTTATGTGGCCATAAACGCTTCAGCGAAGGAGAAACTAAGCAAAACTTTGGAAGAAAATGCAATTGATATTACCATACACCTGCAACTAAGTTCCAGTAAAACCCTTCACTATGGTTGTTCAACGTAACACCCAGATTGCTTGACGAATTCTGCTAACATCAACTGACAAATATAACTAAGGAAGTCATGAAATGGCTAAAATACAGAGGTTACTCCCACTACTTCTGAACTTTCACGAATGAAGAGCAATCATGACTGTCAAGAAGTATGTAGAGATACAAATAATCAATTAAGTACATCGTGGAGGAGCTGTGAGGTGGTATACATTGATAGTAATAGAGTATTAGGGTCTAGAAAATAACATGGAATTTAATCCAAGCCAATCTTGTTTGCAGACTAGTCCAAATGTGTCCTCTTTTAAATCTTAAGCAGTGAAACACGCGATCTGGTTTTCTGAAGCAGTAAACAACATGTGACAGGCAAACAAAGTTTAAGCTGTTAAATAGCCTGACTCGATTTCCAAGGAAATGAACGCGCAAGGTCTAGCTAAGTCACCCACCCAACGCTACGTAGTCAGCTCATATGTGCTAATCTTTAGTCACATTTCAGTTTCATGAACGGATAGACATAACAACAGGTGGGTCTTGTGGCTATAGCCTATAGGTACACAGGCATAAGGGCGAGGGAGTAAATCTTTGGGAACATCTATCGctaaataaaaacagaaaagtgTAGCGCAGCTCAGCACACGACTACATTTTTGACATTAACCCGGAGCAACCCTTATCAGCTCGCACCTGTTCTGACCGAATCCAGCAGAAAGAATACAGTAGAATCATCAATCGACAATACTTAAGTGCCACAAGAAATGCAGACTGCTACTCTTCCTTTGGCTGGAATGGAATGGATGGGTAGCAATGGTTGAATCATTATATCGATGATAGGGGCAAATGTATGCAAGGTCTAAGGTGTACAGCCCATGAATCATGAGTCACGGAACGATCGGAATGACGCGGCAAAAATTTTGCGGGGAAGCGCGCGTCTGGAATAATCCTAGATCCAACAGACATTAGCAGGCGAAAACTACATGGAAGCGTTGAGAGCCCGCCCCATCGATGCACTGCGTCCGTCCAACCGGAGGACCGATCCCCCCTCCTCGGAAATCCTGGGAGCCTGGCCAGGCGGGGGTGCGATGGAGAAATGGAGGGTACAGGTAGGAGGCGCGCACGTACGGGTAGGCCGGCACAGGGCGCTAGGGTTGGggcgggagagaggagggggtACCGAATCCGGCGATGAGGCAGGAGGCGGCGACGACGGGCTCCTTGACGACGAAGATCTTGAGCCTGCCCATCACGCCCATGGCTGCTGCTGCTCCGCGATCCCCTTCTTCCCTTCCTTCCTCGCCGTCGTCGCCGGACACAGACACGGGTGGGTGAGTGGACTGGGCAGAATGGGAGAGGGAGGGGCCGAGTGAGAGAGAGATGCGTACCTCGTAGGCCCAACTTCCTTCCTTCCACCACCCGGGCCGCCCGCCCGCCCGCTGTAACAGAGAGAGGCCCAAAGCCCAACGTCGGTCGAATGACTAGTTGGAATATGTGTGTGAATTGATAGATGCTGCAACAAAATCCTGGGATTTCCAAAAGGTTAATGATCATTTGCAGCCTCCGGACGAGGAGGTCGTTCTGAAGACTCCGCTGAGCACAAGGAACGCTACAGACAGTTGGGCGTGGCACTATGAGCGGGTTGGTATCTTCTCCGTCCGCTCGGCCCACAGACTGTTGACACGAAAAGAAGGGAGAGAAGATTGGCTTGAGCGCCGGTCAACTACGTCGGACTTGTCTGCTACTCAGGGGAATGGAAGATTCTTTGGAGGGTAAAGGTTCCAAGTGCAGTGAAACATTTTGCTTGGCGATTGGCTATGAACTCTGTCCCTACAGAATCCGTTCGACACGGCGGTCTGCCCGATCTGCAACGGAGCGGAGGATTCTTGGCGGCACGCTTTAGTGGACTGCAACATGGCAAAATGTGTATGGGCTCTCATGGATGACCAACTGGTTGAATACTTGATCACATGCCAAAACGTTGATGCTCGCCAATGGCTGCTGGAGCTGATGGAAACAACAAGAGAAGACGAGTTTGTGAGGATACTCGTGACACTGTGGTCAATCTGGTGGGCTCGTAGAAAAGCTATTCATGAACAAGAGTTTCATTCGCCATTATCAACTTTCAGGTTTGCTGAGCGATATCTTGAAGACCTGCTTCTTCTACCCAAAAAGGTCACGCCAAACATCAGTGCAGCCACTGAAGCCACTATTGGGACGGAAGAGGAGAACCTGGAAGCAACCTAGAGAAAGGCCATGTGAAAGTAATAGTAGATGCAGCAGTAGCAAGGAATGGAAATAAAGGAGTGTACGCAGCGATCTGTCGAAACAAGGACGGCCTCTTTTTGGGAGCTTCGGCAGTTGTGGTACGGGGACAAGTTGAACCAGAGATCCTCGAAGCTTTGGCCTTCAACGAGGGACTCACATTGTCAACTGATTTATACGAGCGATGAATTCAGGTGGGAACCGATTGTGCTGCTACTATTTTTCATCTGAAAAACCCGTACCTGGGAACGAGCTCTGCTGTTATTCAGGATATGAAAAAGAAGATGACTCTTTTTGCTTCGAACACGAGAAGAGAGACATGAACTGGGAGGCTCATGAACTAGCTAGGGCCTATGCTTCTTTAGATTTCGGTCGCCATGTGTGGCTGATCAATCCTCCTGATTTCCTATGTATTGAACGACTTGTTGTGCTTGATTAAAAGAGGGAGTGTTTtgatcctcaaaaaaaaaaaaagactaGTTGGTAGGCGCCTTCGAGGGGAAGAGGCGTACTCGGGATTATTCCGTGCGCGCCGGCGAATATCCCCTCCCGCGAGTGCGAATATCTGGGCGAGAAGATCCAGCGAATGTACCGTCCGCTCGCTCTCTCGCTTCTGCCTTCCTTGCAGTGCACGGCCACCcgcactcctcctcctcttcttcttcctcggtcCCTGCCGCGCGTGCgcctctcgctcgctcgctctctCCCCAAGCTCGTTTCATTCGCCCATGTCCTCGCCCTCGCCGCCGGTCATCCCCGGGAGCAGGAGCAGCCGAGCGTCGCCGCCGATCACCGCTTCACCAGGTCAGTCAGTTCATCTGCTAGCTTGTTGCTGTTGTTTCCGTGCCATGTCGTGTCCTGTCTGTCTGTTGCAACAGGTCAGGTCAGGTCCGGCGCCGTTGTGAGGGACGGGACGGTACGTTTTTGTTTCAGTTTCAGCCTTTCAAGGCTGCTGTTTTGGCTGATCGATCGTGTGTCTGGACTGGAGAGATCGAACCTCACCTCGCATCTTTCTTCAGATTAATTTGGGTCCTCGGCCAATCGCTCTTCCGCATCTTGCCATCATTCAGTTAGTTCAGACTCGAGCTACATCTTGGCAGAGCGGCTGGAAATGACAATTTGTTCAGACTGGAGGAGCAGCGGCTTTCTTTCCTGTGCATCACAAGTTCAGAACACACGCCCTGGCTTCCTTCCTTCAGCGTGGGTGGAACTGAAGCAAACCTTGATTGTTTTGGGTCGACGGTGTCTGCCTGGTACATCTAGTTAGCTACTGATCCGTCTTCTCTTCTGCCACGTTTTCAGTTTCGACGTGCGCCACATCAGTCAGAGACGGACAAAACAAGCAGCATCCATCAATCCATGTGCACTTTGGCTGGCCTCCATTTACACTCTCGCGGCGGCGGAGCACTGAGCAGTGACCTAAGGGCGCATTTGAGAGAGATGAAGCAAGCAGCAGGATGCAAAGACAAGTCTGTCGTCTCGGCGCAACAGTCCAGCTCGTACGGCTTTCGCTTGCTGAGGTAAGATCAAATCATCTTATCCGTCATGTCCTAGGGATTTATTTTACTTGGTCAAGCTTTTGGGCATTCCTTTCCATCGATCCCCACTTTCTTCAACTATGACggcgtgtgtgtgtgtatgtgtgttcCTCAAAGCTATCACACTCTAAAATTTGCTATCACACTCTAAAATTTATGAGTCACTCTAAAATGCGTCTGTATACATCGTATATGGACAGGTCTTGTATTTAAAAACGGATTGAGTATATGCCAGTGTTATACGGGAGTACTATATCAGCAACTAACATTGTACAGGTAAGAAAAATATTCATCTACCCCAGAAGGGTGCAGCAAAGTGAAGATCGAGTCGATTTATTCAAAGGGATGATCACAGCACAACAATGGAGTACACAAGAACGGCGACAGCAACAACGCAACGCAACATGCGGCCGTGTACATATTGGTAACAGCTTAATTACACTCATCACACAAGGTACATCCGATCCATTTGCTCTCTCCGAGCTAATACAATGTATGGCAACACATCTCAATCACCACGCCCCGTGACGCTTCTGCCCAGGTGCGCAACGCAGGTACAGCTCCTCTGTTCTTCAGTCTCGAAACGTTGTTTCCGCCGAGAGCAGAGGGCTTTCTCAAGGGAGGAGGAAAAATAGGTTCGATTCTTGCGGAGATGCTACTCTAAATCCGTCTCATCTCCGCGGATGGTATACGGAGGAGACATGAAATATGATCTCCTCGCCGGCTTCGGGGGTATAATTTACATGTCTTTTGTTTCTGCAAAATCAAACACGCTCAGGGTCAGCAAATCCGCCAGGAGCTAGGAGATACGACGACTTATGTACGTAGCAGAGGAAGAATTTCTTTACCTTTATGATGACTCGATCGCCGCGACCCTCACGGGCTTCGTTACTCTTACAATGTTCCTCATGTGCTCAAACGCCATCACTATCAGGCCTATGACATAAAGAAAGCTTAGTTGCAACTTTGCAAGTAGGTTATACGCTGCTACGGCAGCGTTGCCGGCTTCGCCTGTTCGTATCGCGAGGGTTACAGGCCTTGCAGAAATAAGGGCACCGGTTTCTGGTGGTGGTAAAGGGTCAGCGTAAGAGGTGTGCCTTCCAACATAGCCTTCCATAGAATTTTGCGACGTTCAGCAGCCGGTTCTTAAGCATACCTGATGTGTTTTCTGGCTGGGACGACCACTCGTGCGGCGCCGTCGCCGACTTGGTGGCCTTTATCAGATCCATCAGCGCGTTGTTGACCTGTCATAGATCAATAATCACATCAGTTTCTAAAATGCTTTACTGTTATTGGTAAAGATGAATGAGTGGAGAAACCAATAATCATTATCACAACTGtatttcttgttttctttggaACATGGAGTTGATGACACCCTAGTTGTATCAGTACTTCAATCGTACGCTTTACTGTAAATCGTAAGGCTCTCTTTGGAACAAAAAGAAGCCATCCTAGATGTCAAATGCTCTGAAAAGAGTCTCCGTGGCCAGTCTTCTAAGATGCCTTATTGTAACTATATTTCTCTAGCAACTTAAGTATAGTTTATGCCTTAGCGGGCAAAGACTGCCTAGCAGTCTGTGGTCAGTGTGTATAACTTTCTCAAACGGAGCAAACTCTATTGAAATTATTTGCACAGTTTGCAATAGTTCCGAGTATTTTGATGATTCGATCTACCCAGCTCTACTATACTTGATGCTTACCTCTTGTGGTCTTTCATGGCTGACTAGATGTGCACCATGAAGATCTACCATTCTAGCAACAGGAAGAAGCCTTTGTGCAAGCCGCCTCGCATGACATACTTGCGCAATAATATCATGTCTGCCATTTGTAAAGCAAGGTGTGAGCAATACACTTGAAAAGAGAGAGGCAATACACATTATGCGTGCAGATTGAAAAATGGGTGCATATTATCCTCGATATTTCAACTGACTAACCTTCCATGAATAACTGAAACCAGAAAACCGGCAGCACGAATTGTATCTAGCTCTTTAGTTGTCACTTTGTGAGTCCAGCACGCGTTAATTTGACCTTCAAACCCGCAATTAGATTGCATCCCTGAAGATGATATGCCTTTCACATATTCCTGAAAGTTCAATGTACAAGCACAGATGAGATTTCCATAACAACAGGGGGCCAAATATATGCAGACAATGTTCCAAAGTGGGTACAACAAAAGCTTCCTTTCTTCCAAACAAAAGATCCAACAGTTTATCCCTATGCAGTGCATTGTCTTCATATTCTAAAGAAGGGAATGCAAAAGCATAATGCCAAACTTTCACAAAAGGAAGGCCTACCCAGACACCTATGAGATACTTTAACAGAATTCTTGAATGACCTCCTTAACAGGACAACCCCCAGCAAACAGCATGGTAAGCAACAAATATAATCCAAAAAAATTGTCTGATGCACACGGTAAAACTAGCAGGAAGAATAATGAATATTCCGTGCAAGTATATATGACATTCACCTTATATAGGATCGCTCTCCTTGTGCAGGATTCAACTTCCTCGTCGAGGTATTCCTGCATTTGAGTGACATGTTACCACTGGAAACGAAAAACATATACAGAAAAACCGGTTTGCACATTATTCAGGCAAGGACAGACAGTGCATCCTCAATTTCTCACCTTCGTATAGTGGGTTTCCAAGTCCACAAGAGCTCTTTGCTCCGGAGTCCTCGCCCTTAAGAACCGGAACGCGAGAGATAGCATCTGTGCATCTACCTGAAAAATTGACAGCATATCTGTCAGCACTGGCAAAGTTGCTCATCTCAAACAAAGTAACCCCTTGGCCTGTTTTCAGGTCCTCGGAACTCCCCAGATGAATAAGCAGGTTGCAACATCACAGTACCTTGGGGAAACACTCCATCCCGCCGCCGGTGACGTTGAGCAACGCCAGCGAGGACAGCCGGTGAGGCGCCATCGCTGCGAGCTTGCAGGAGATCATCGCGCCCATGGAGTGGCCGAAGACGTGGGCTTTCTTCCACCCCAGATGGTCCATCAAGGCCAGCGCGTCCCTCGCCATGATCGCCGTCCTGCCAGAGAAGAGAAGGTCGTTCATTCACACGGTCAGTACGGAGAACCATCGGCCGTTTGACTTTTCAACGCGTTTCATGGAGGAAGATTAGCCGCCCTCTGTTTCTTCCTCTCAGCCGCACGCGTGGTACTAGTACTATTGTTTTCTCATGGATGAAAGCAATCGCGACAGCAGGGAGGATGAATCGAATCGAGTAAAACGTGCATTTATTCTCGCCGAAAGCTACAATCTTCCTTGCAGATCTCGAGAGGCCAACAATGTCGTCTACCAAACCCTGCCCGCCGATGATTGAAACCGACGGAAATTTGGATCTAGGAGAcgacgggagagagagagagactcacGAGTAGTAGGATTTGTGCGGGGGGATGGTGCTGCGGCCGACGCCGCGGTTGTCGAAGCAGCAGACCTCGATGCCCTCGCCGacgtcctcctcctccggcgccgtcgccgtcgccggcgcGGCGGCCTCCTCGTCCGTCCTCGCGGCGGGCTCGGGCAcgtcgccgccgtccgccggctCCATGGACCCGGTCAGCCCCCTTATCTGCGGGCCCCACGAGTCGTGCGTCCCCGCCAGACCTGAAGCGAAGAACCATTTCTCAGAGAAGAGTTCCTCCGAACCAGAAAAAGGATTGAATTTTTCCACTGTATCGAATTGGCCGGGGGGCGGCGTGCTTACCGATGACGAGGAGCACCTTGGTGGCGCCGCGGCCGTAGCGGCGGTAGAAGAGGCGGACGCCCTCCCACTTGTCGCCGGCCTGGTACCGGTCCACCTCGCAGTAAGGCATTGCTTCGCCGGCCGCCTCTCCTCGCCTCTCGCCGCCGCCGGGATCGATCGCCTGGCTCCTCTCCCTCTCTCTGCCAGGGATTTATGGATTTATTTAGCTTCTCGTTACTGGGGAACAGAACAGGTGGGTCGGGCTGGGTTGCCGAATCGGATTTAAAACGAGGGGGAAACGGAGTGGAGCTCGGGAGGGAAAGGGCGGGCGATTTATAGCCGCCCGCGAGCCGGAGTCGTCCAGGCGGGCGGAGTCGGGGCCGCGAGGGAAACGGGTGTGGAGGAGGAGACGGATTCGCTGTGCCGGAACACGTGGATGGATGGATACGACCTGCGCGGCGCGCCGGCGGGGACACGTCGGCGCGTGTGTCGCCGTCTGCTGAGTCAAAGGGGAcgcgctcgctcgctcgctcgcggcGGGAAGATGGGAGTGTGGGGTTGAGGTCCACGATTTTTGGGTGGCGATTCTTTTTGTGAGCGTGCTGGTAGTGGTTTGATCGgcggcagagagagagagagttgcgctgtgctatttgttttgtttttgtgGGTGGACGAACTTGTGGGTGGATAAAGCCGCCGCGACGACGATGATGATCGATCGATGGGGAAGCGGCGGTGGATTGTCTGGTTGTGCTGTGCGATTCCATAATAAAGACAAGAGAagatggtactccctccgttccataatgtagtgtaCGCATTTCTCAAACTTGAATATCGAGAAACGCGAGCGCACTATATCGTGAAATGGAGAGTAGTATATAAAGACACGTGAATAAACTCCTATACAAGGAACAGGGTGTGGATGCAAAGGTCCCGTATTGATAGGCTTAAGGAGATGGCCGAA is drawn from Aegilops tauschii subsp. strangulata cultivar AL8/78 chromosome 1, Aet v6.0, whole genome shotgun sequence and contains these coding sequences:
- the LOC109733808 gene encoding uncharacterized protein translates to MGVMGRLKIFVVKEPVVAASCLIAGFGLFLPAFVRPMLDSWETEKNAKTPVELKDVVAGVTGKKA
- the LOC109733809 gene encoding uncharacterized protein isoform X1; amino-acid sequence: MPYCEVDRYQAGDKWEGVRLFYRRYGRGATKVLLVIGLAGTHDSWGPQIRGLTGSMEPADGGDVPEPAARTDEEAAAPATATAPEEEDVGEGIEVCCFDNRGVGRSTIPPHKSYYSTAIMARDALALMDHLGWKKAHVFGHSMGAMISCKLAAMAPHRLSSLALLNVTGGGMECFPKVDAQMLSLAFRFLRARTPEQRALVDLETHYTKEYLDEEVESCTRRAILYKEYVKGISSSGMQSNCGFEGQINACWTHKVTTKELDTIRAAGFLVSVIHGRHDIIAQVCHARRLAQRLLPVARMVDLHGAHLVSHERPQEVNNALMDLIKATKSATAPHEWSSQPENTSETGALISARPVTLAIRTGEAGNAAVAAYNLLAKLQLSFLYVIGLIVMAFEHMRNIVRVTKPVRVAAIESS
- the LOC109733809 gene encoding uncharacterized protein isoform X2, with product MPYCEVDRYQAGDKWEGVRLFYRRYGRGATKVLLVIGLAGTHDSWGPQIRGLTGSMEPADGGDVPEPAARTDEEAAAPATATAPEEEDVGEGIEVCCFDNRGVGRSTIPPHKSYYSTAIMARDALALMDHLGWKKAHVFGHSMGAMISCKLAAMAPHRLSSLALLNVTGGGMECFPKVDAQMLSLAFRFLRARTPEQRALVDLETHYTKEYLDEEVESCTRRAILYKEYVKGISSSGMQSNCGFEGQINACWTHKVTTKELDTIRAAGFLVSVIHGRHDIIAQVCHARRLAQRLLPVARMVDLHGAHLVSHERPQEVNNALMDLIKATKSATAPHEWSSQPENTSGLIVMAFEHMRNIVRVTKPVRVAAIESS